The Argentina anserina chromosome 3, drPotAnse1.1, whole genome shotgun sequence genome includes a region encoding these proteins:
- the LOC126785728 gene encoding uncharacterized protein At5g01610-like — protein MAEKEGGIVKKGHEDGLALATALLREFELPLGLLPLSDVIEVGFVRSTGYMWILQKKKVEHSFKIISKLVSYDTEIKGYVEKKRIKKLKGVKAKELMLWPPVSEIIADEQPTGKIHFKSLAGITKTFPAEAFAAGQ, from the coding sequence ATGGCAGAGAAGGAAGGAGGAATTGTCAAGAAGGGCCACGAAGATGGACTGGCATTGGCAACTGCACTTCTCCGAGAGTTTGAGCTTCCACTCGGACTTTTGCCCCTCTCCGATGTCATTGAAGTCGGTTTCGTGAGGAGCACTGGCTACATGTGGATCCTCCAGAAGAAGAAGGTCGAGCACAGCTTCAAGATCATCAGTAAGCTTGTGAGTTATGACACAGAGATTAAAGGATATgttgagaagaagaggattAAGAAGCTCAAGGGAGTGAAGGCCAAGGAGCTCATGTTGTGGCCTCCCGTCAGTGAAATCATTGCTGATGAGCAGCCCACCGGAAAGATTCACTTCAAGAGCCTTGCTGGCATCACCAAAACTTTTCCGGCTGAGGCATTTGCTGCTGGTCAGTGA
- the LOC126786137 gene encoding plant-specific TFIIB-related protein PTF2 has translation MPTCASCNSNSLSADTSSGRLCCSDCGLLQDFDNLVDVYGGVSGPTGTFIRLGTSGEGTNYQYRETKIYEANKLIDDVTLRLNLAPSRGDEIKAMIGRITEGEFGQGNWFNVLIGACAYVIMRKDSKSLPIAEVAAAIGCDDYELGRMIMRVVDFLELKKPDFPEFDIVRLFERTLRNSRRFSSLGGSVRERMRKQGIFLVQCCIKWFLTTGRRPLPVVVAVLVLVAELNGIGDVSIQECAKEVNVVVNTCRLRYRELLEALVKAAQVLPWGKDVNVKNVLRHAPTVIQYMEKKCMLEPRGRKDCEGGGGIDLRDVVRECLGRNGDEDECATEVEELKKVLNDSLGRDKMKLSHECLAMVYSKSLDEMESCKSSGGFGAVHEREERQYFDPHDCTEWWNGKSELSKKLMLKNILEKDVGLDPMPPSYDKGLKACKRRRERINAAKHRIHKIMHPSKAHSDACISEDAQTGRKRKRKNTLDWEDLIIETLLLHQVKEDEIEKGWYNNLLDLHVFNSGVV, from the coding sequence ATGCCTACCTGCGCCTCCTGCAACTCCAACTCCCTCTCTGCCGACACCTCCTCCGGCCGACTCTGCTGCTCCGACTGCGGCCTCCTCCAAGACTTCGACAACTTAGTCGACGTCTACGGCGGCGTCTCCGGCCCCACCGGCACCTTCATCCGCCTCGGCACCTCCGGCGAGGGCACCAACTACCAGTACCGCGAAACCAAGATCTACGAGGCCAACAAACTCATCGATGACGTCACTCTCCGGCTCAACCTCGCGCCGTCGCGCGGCGACGAGATCAAGGCCATGATCGGGCGGATCACGGAAGGTGAGTTCGGGCAAGGTAACTGGTTCAATGTATTGATCGGCGCTTGTGCTTATGTTATTATGAGGAAGGATAGTAAGTCATTGCCGATCGCCGAGGTCGCGGCGGCGATCGGCTGCGACGATTATGAGCTAGGTAGGATGATAATGCGTGTTGTTGATTTCTTAGAGCTGAAGAAACCTGATTTTCCTGAGTTTGATATTGTTAGATTGTTTGAACGGACGTTGCGAAATTCGAGGAGGTTTTCGAGTTTAGGAGGGAGTGTGAGGGAGAGGATGAGGAAGCAGGGGATTTTTTTGGTGCAATGTTGTATTAAGTGGTTCTTGACGACTGGCCGGAGGCCGCTGCCGGTGGTGGTGGCGGTTTTGGTGCTGGTGGCGGAGTTGAATGGAATCGGAGATGTTAGTATTCAGGAGTGTGCGAAGGAGGTGAATGTGGTTGTTAATACGTGTAGGTTGAGGTATCGGGAGCTATTGGAGGCGCTTGTGAAGGCGGCGCAGGTGTTGCCATGGGGGAAGGATGTTAATGTTAAAAATGTGCTGAGGCACGCACCGACTGTGATTCAGTATATGGAGAAGAAGTGTATGTTGGAGCCTAGAGGGAGGAAGGACTGCGAGGGTGGTGGTGGGATTGATTTGAGAGATGTTGTTAGAGAGTGTTTGGGGAGAAATGGGGATGAGGATGAGTGTGCGACAGAAGTGGAAGAGTTGAAGAAAGTTTTGAATGATTCTCTGGGGAGGGATAAGATGAAGCTTTCGCATGAATGCTTGGCCATGGTTTACTCGAAATCTTTAGATGAGATGGAGAGTTGTAAGTCCTCTGGTGGGTTTGGAGCAGTTCACGAAAGGGAAGAGAGGCAGTATTTTGATCCCCATGATTGCACCGAGTGGTGGAATGGGAAGTCGGAATTAAGCAAGAAGCTGATGCTTAAGAATATTCTGGAGAAAGATGTAGGCTTGGATCCTATGCCGCCGTCTTATGATAAGGGTCTCAAGGCCTGTAAGAGAAGGAGGGAAAGGATAAATGCTGCCAAACATCGAATTCATAAGATTATGCATCCATCAAAAGCTCATTCAGATGCTTGCATTTCAGAAGATGCTCAGActggaagaaaaagaaaaagaaagaatacTCTTGATTGGGAAGATTTAATTATTGAAACCCTCCTCCTTCATCAAGTAAAAGAAGACGAGATTGAGAAGGGGTGGTATAATAACTTATTAGATTTGCATGTATTCAACTCAGGagttgtgtaa